A region from the Muribaculum gordoncarteri genome encodes:
- the galE gene encoding UDP-glucose 4-epimerase GalE has translation MKKDMILVTGGTGYIGSHTVVELQKAGYPVVIVDNLSNSNKEVLDGIERITGIRPEFVEADCTDMAALTALFDKYPGIKGIINFAASKAVGESMQKPILYYRNNLNTLMNLLDLMGERGVKGIVFSSSCTVYGEPDVNPVTEAAPIKKATSPYGNTKQISEEIITDVINAGAPFKSIILRYFNPVGAHPSAEIGELPNGVPQNLIPYLTQTAIGVRKELSVFGNDYNTRDGYCIRDFIDVVDLARAHVIAVERMLEDKSPEKIEIFNLGTGNGLSVMELINAFERATGVKVPYKIAPRRAGDIEQVWANPAYANEVLGWKAETPIEDTMRSAWAWQLRLRERGVM, from the coding sequence ATGAAGAAGGATATGATTTTGGTTACGGGTGGAACCGGATACATCGGTTCGCACACCGTAGTTGAGCTCCAGAAAGCGGGCTATCCTGTAGTTATAGTGGATAATCTGTCAAACTCCAACAAGGAGGTCCTTGACGGGATTGAGCGTATTACCGGCATCCGCCCTGAGTTTGTTGAGGCTGATTGCACCGACATGGCCGCTCTCACAGCTCTGTTTGACAAGTATCCCGGAATCAAGGGAATAATCAATTTTGCTGCAAGCAAGGCCGTGGGCGAATCCATGCAGAAGCCTATTCTCTACTATCGCAACAATCTTAACACGCTCATGAATCTGCTCGACCTTATGGGTGAGCGTGGCGTAAAGGGCATTGTATTCTCTTCGTCATGTACAGTGTACGGCGAGCCTGATGTTAATCCCGTGACCGAAGCCGCTCCCATCAAGAAGGCCACTTCGCCTTACGGCAACACAAAGCAGATTTCGGAGGAGATTATAACTGATGTAATCAACGCCGGAGCGCCTTTCAAGAGCATCATACTTCGTTACTTCAATCCGGTTGGAGCTCATCCGAGCGCCGAAATCGGCGAATTGCCTAACGGAGTTCCCCAGAATCTCATCCCTTATTTGACTCAGACCGCCATTGGCGTGCGCAAGGAGCTTAGCGTATTCGGCAATGACTACAATACCCGCGACGGTTATTGCATCCGTGACTTCATCGATGTTGTAGACCTTGCGCGTGCTCATGTCATCGCTGTAGAGCGTATGCTTGAGGACAAGAGCCCCGAAAAGATTGAGATATTCAACCTCGGAACCGGCAACGGCCTGTCGGTTATGGAGCTCATCAATGCTTTTGAACGTGCTACGGGCGTAAAGGTTCCTTATAAGATCGCTCCCCGTCGTGCCGGTGACATTGAGCAGGTGTGGGCTAATCCCGCCTATGCAAATGAGGTTCTTGGCTGGAAAGCTGAAACTCCGATTGAGGACACAATGCGTTCGGCATGGGCTTGGCAGCTTCGTCTTCGTGAGCGCGGAGTCATGTAA
- the miaA gene encoding tRNA (adenosine(37)-N6)-dimethylallyltransferase MiaA — protein MQVSTDTRPTLIIITGPTGSGKTDLSIKLAQTLKCDIISADSRQLYRDIPIGTAAPTPEQLASARHHFIGTLALDDYYSAARYESDVMELLPKVWNDDNIAIMCGGSMMYIDAVTRGIDQLPTISDDIRRHVMQLYESQGIEGVRATLRNLDPEYLRTADPANHRRLVHAVEICLEAGVPYSSLRTGEVKQRPFNTIKMMIDYDRPTLFDRINRRVDNMIAEGLIEEARSVYHLKHLNSLNTVGYKELFAFFDGTMTLDVAVPRIAKNTRVYAKKQLTWLQRDPDLIKLNPESAYKQALELITSKLKLDISSLS, from the coding sequence ATGCAAGTGTCAACCGACACCCGCCCTACCCTTATAATCATCACCGGACCCACAGGCTCCGGGAAAACCGATTTATCCATAAAGCTGGCGCAAACCCTGAAATGCGACATCATTTCAGCCGATTCGCGCCAGCTTTATCGCGATATTCCCATAGGCACGGCAGCCCCCACTCCCGAGCAGCTTGCATCGGCACGCCACCACTTCATCGGCACCCTTGCCCTTGACGATTATTACAGCGCGGCGCGTTACGAAAGCGATGTGATGGAGCTTCTTCCTAAGGTGTGGAACGACGACAACATCGCTATAATGTGCGGAGGCTCGATGATGTATATCGACGCCGTGACACGCGGCATCGATCAACTGCCCACCATAAGCGACGACATCCGCCGCCACGTAATGCAGCTCTATGAAAGCCAAGGAATCGAAGGCGTTAGAGCCACATTACGCAACCTCGACCCCGAATATCTGCGCACAGCCGACCCGGCCAACCATCGCCGACTCGTTCACGCCGTGGAAATTTGCCTTGAAGCGGGTGTCCCCTACTCATCACTTCGCACCGGCGAAGTCAAGCAACGACCGTTCAACACCATCAAGATGATGATTGATTACGATCGTCCTACGCTCTTTGACCGCATAAACCGCCGCGTCGACAACATGATTGCGGAGGGACTCATCGAAGAGGCTCGGAGCGTATATCACCTCAAGCACCTCAACTCTCTCAACACAGTAGGCTACAAAGAGTTGTTTGCATTTTTCGACGGCACGATGACCCTTGATGTGGCTGTTCCTCGCATCGCCAAGAACACGAGGGTCTACGCAAAGAAGCAGCTCACATGGCTGCAACGCGACCCCGACCTGATAAAACTGAATCCAGAAAGCGCATATAAACAGGCTTTGGAACTTATAACTTCAAAATTGAAATTGGATATATCGTCATTGTCATGA
- the pepT gene encoding peptidase T, producing MNVVDRFLQYVKFDTQSDELTNLWPSTPGQMIFAQHLEKELQAMGLKEISLDENGYLMASLPANTDKPIPTIGFIAHLDTSPDMSGRHVTPRIVTQYKGGNIVLNEEKNIVLSPREFPELDHYVGQDLIVTDGNTLLGADDKAGIAEIITAVDYLIKHPEIKHGKIRIAFNPDEEIGQGAHKFDVEQFGAEWAYTMDGGEIGELEYENFNAAQAKITFTGRNVHPGYAKHKMINSIRIANQFMAMLPRWETPEHTEGYEGFYHLTSIEGNVEQTTITYIIRDHDRDRFERRKKELEHLVRKVNNEFPNSTAIEIKDQYYNMREKIEPVKFIIDIAEEAMRNVDVTPHVVPIRGGTDGAQLSFKGLPCPNIFAGGLNFHGRYEYIPVKSMEKATDVIVEIARLVAQR from the coding sequence ATGAATGTAGTTGACCGATTTTTGCAATACGTAAAGTTTGACACTCAAAGTGACGAACTTACCAACCTTTGGCCCTCGACTCCGGGGCAGATGATATTCGCCCAACATCTTGAGAAGGAACTTCAGGCAATGGGGCTCAAGGAGATATCACTGGACGAAAACGGATACCTTATGGCATCCCTTCCGGCCAACACCGACAAGCCCATTCCCACTATAGGCTTCATCGCACACCTTGACACATCGCCCGACATGTCGGGCCGTCATGTGACACCACGCATTGTCACGCAGTACAAGGGCGGCAACATAGTTCTCAACGAAGAGAAAAACATCGTGTTGTCACCGCGCGAATTTCCCGAACTCGACCATTACGTTGGTCAGGACCTCATCGTGACCGACGGCAACACACTGCTCGGAGCCGATGACAAAGCCGGCATCGCCGAAATCATAACTGCGGTCGATTACCTCATAAAGCATCCCGAAATAAAGCACGGAAAGATAAGGATTGCCTTCAATCCCGATGAGGAGATAGGACAAGGCGCCCACAAATTCGATGTCGAGCAGTTTGGCGCCGAATGGGCCTACACTATGGACGGCGGAGAAATCGGCGAACTTGAATATGAGAACTTCAATGCCGCACAGGCCAAGATAACGTTCACCGGCCGCAACGTGCATCCCGGATATGCCAAGCACAAGATGATAAACTCAATCCGAATCGCCAACCAGTTCATGGCCATGCTGCCTCGCTGGGAAACTCCCGAACACACTGAAGGCTACGAAGGATTCTATCACCTTACATCAATCGAAGGCAACGTGGAGCAGACTACGATTACCTACATCATCCGCGACCACGACCGCGACCGCTTTGAACGCCGCAAAAAGGAACTTGAGCACCTCGTGAGAAAGGTAAACAACGAGTTCCCCAACAGCACTGCAATCGAAATCAAGGACCAGTACTACAACATGCGCGAAAAAATCGAGCCGGTGAAATTTATCATCGACATCGCCGAAGAGGCCATGCGCAATGTTGATGTAACGCCCCACGTTGTGCCCATACGCGGAGGCACCGACGGAGCACAGCTGTCGTTCAAGGGTCTGCCCTGCCCCAACATATTCGCAGGCGGCCTGAATTTCCACGGACGCTATGAATACATCCCAGTCAAGTCGATGGAGAAGGCCACCGATGTCATTGTTGAAATAGCTCGTCTTGTAGCTCAGCGATAA
- a CDS encoding glycoside hydrolase family 95 protein, which produces MNHNRHITFLIIAVLLTTASALSRNLTLHYDKPAEFFEEALVIGNGTLGATIYGGTSSDQISLNDITLWSGEPENGVTTPDAYKALPEIRSLLDSAKYREADMANRKIQGHYSQNYQPLGRLLIQYDNTKDISGYKRTLDLNEAVAATRYTRDGYSFSTEYLASAPDSVIALKITTDNPDGIKARLYFDSLLPHSTRAHGKAIEAEGYAAYQSYPNYYDGLKDSDKHLYDPARGIHFLTVIKAITPDGKGVTAYPTGDIKIDGPREVTILITDATSFNGFDKDPVKEGRDYKAIANRRMDLASKKSYEDMRSAHIADYRHFFDRVNLDLGATDPQIAALPTDVQLRRYTELNERNPELEALYFQFGRYLLISCSRTPGVPANLQGLWNEKLLPPWSSNYTSNINLQENYWGAEVTNLSEMHDPLLGFIENLSKTGRTTASNYYGVDSGWCLGHNTDIWAMTCPVGLNGGDPSWASWNMGGAWVATHIWERYQFTKDKEFLMRNYPLLRGAAEFCIEWLIEKDGKLMTSPGTSPENKFMTPDGYAGATSYGNTSDIAMTRECLLDALAATRELGIDKKFASQLSATISRLQPYKIGHNGNLQEWYHDWPDQDPRHRHQSHLFGLYPGHHLSVDDTPQLAAAAARTLEIKGDETTGWSTGWRVNLYARLRDGKNAYHIYRKLLNYISPDNYRGKDARRGGGTYPNLLDAHSPFQIDGNFGGSAGVAEMLIQSTPESITLLPAIPDDWSEGEVKGLCARGGFTVDFAWKDGKVKSATVTSRSGGATKLHYNGTTKKLRLKPGQSVDIHLM; this is translated from the coding sequence ATGAATCACAACCGTCACATCACATTTCTAATCATCGCCGTCCTCCTCACTACAGCATCGGCACTCTCCCGCAACCTCACCCTGCACTACGACAAGCCGGCCGAATTTTTCGAGGAAGCACTTGTCATAGGCAACGGAACATTGGGAGCTACGATATACGGAGGCACATCATCCGACCAAATATCCCTCAACGACATAACACTGTGGAGCGGAGAGCCTGAAAATGGTGTCACAACGCCCGACGCCTATAAGGCTTTGCCCGAAATACGCTCGCTGCTCGACAGCGCAAAATATCGCGAAGCCGACATGGCCAACCGCAAGATTCAAGGACACTACAGCCAAAACTATCAGCCCCTCGGCCGATTGCTGATTCAATATGACAACACTAAGGACATCTCGGGCTATAAACGCACTCTCGACCTTAACGAAGCGGTAGCCGCTACCCGATACACCCGCGACGGCTACAGTTTCAGCACCGAATACCTGGCATCGGCTCCCGACTCGGTAATAGCCCTAAAGATTACCACCGATAATCCCGACGGCATAAAGGCGCGCCTCTACTTTGACTCCCTGCTTCCCCATTCAACCCGGGCACACGGAAAAGCCATCGAAGCTGAAGGATATGCCGCCTACCAATCCTATCCCAACTATTACGACGGGCTAAAGGATTCCGACAAGCATCTCTATGACCCGGCCCGAGGCATACACTTCCTTACTGTCATAAAAGCTATAACGCCTGACGGCAAAGGTGTAACCGCCTATCCTACCGGCGACATCAAGATCGACGGGCCTCGCGAAGTCACGATACTGATTACCGATGCTACAAGCTTCAACGGCTTTGACAAGGACCCTGTCAAGGAAGGTCGCGACTACAAAGCGATTGCCAATCGGCGCATGGATCTCGCCTCAAAAAAGAGTTACGAGGATATGCGTTCGGCCCACATCGCCGACTATCGCCATTTCTTCGACCGCGTAAACCTCGACCTTGGAGCTACCGACCCTCAGATTGCCGCACTACCCACCGATGTTCAGCTTCGCCGATACACCGAACTAAACGAGCGCAATCCCGAACTCGAAGCGCTCTATTTCCAGTTTGGCCGCTATCTGCTCATATCATGCTCACGCACACCCGGCGTACCGGCCAATCTGCAAGGTCTGTGGAACGAGAAACTGCTTCCGCCATGGAGCAGCAACTACACAAGCAACATCAATCTCCAGGAAAACTACTGGGGTGCCGAAGTCACCAATCTGAGCGAAATGCATGACCCATTGTTAGGATTCATTGAAAATCTCAGCAAAACCGGTAGGACGACAGCAAGCAACTACTATGGTGTGGATAGCGGGTGGTGTCTTGGGCACAACACCGACATCTGGGCCATGACCTGCCCCGTGGGGCTAAACGGCGGCGACCCGTCATGGGCTTCATGGAACATGGGCGGCGCATGGGTGGCAACACACATCTGGGAGCGCTACCAGTTCACCAAGGACAAGGAGTTCCTCATGCGCAACTATCCGCTGCTCAGGGGTGCCGCTGAATTCTGCATAGAATGGCTTATTGAAAAGGACGGCAAGCTGATGACTTCGCCCGGAACCTCTCCCGAAAACAAGTTTATGACACCCGACGGATATGCCGGAGCGACATCCTACGGCAACACTTCCGACATTGCAATGACCCGCGAGTGCCTGCTCGACGCATTGGCTGCGACACGCGAGCTTGGCATCGACAAGAAATTCGCATCGCAGCTGTCGGCCACCATTTCACGCCTGCAGCCCTACAAGATAGGCCACAACGGCAACCTTCAGGAATGGTATCACGACTGGCCCGACCAGGATCCGCGACATCGCCATCAGTCCCATCTGTTCGGGCTATATCCCGGTCATCACCTGTCGGTCGACGACACTCCCCAACTGGCAGCGGCAGCAGCTCGTACACTCGAAATAAAAGGCGATGAAACAACCGGATGGAGCACCGGTTGGCGCGTCAACCTATATGCAAGGCTCCGCGACGGTAAAAACGCCTATCACATTTACCGCAAACTCCTTAACTACATATCGCCCGACAACTATCGTGGCAAGGACGCGCGCCGTGGAGGCGGCACCTACCCCAATCTGCTCGACGCTCACTCTCCGTTCCAAATCGACGGCAACTTCGGAGGCAGCGCCGGCGTAGCCGAGATGCTGATTCAGTCCACACCCGAAAGCATAACATTGCTTCCGGCAATACCCGACGACTGGAGCGAGGGCGAAGTAAAAGGATTGTGCGCCCGTGGCGGATTCACGGTCGACTTCGCGTGGAAGGACGGCAAAGTAAAGTCGGCCACAGTCACTTCACGTTCCGGCGGCGCGACAAAGCTGCACTATAACGGAACCACAAAGAAACTACGCCTGAAGCCCGGACAATCCGTCGACATTCACCTTATGTAG
- a CDS encoding tetratricopeptide repeat protein, with product MRKSIIATLLSATMVSVPVTALSDTYFDLMGDADKAISEGKWLEAEKSLKDAMALDPENPSNILLMSNLGLVQFYLGQDSAAIATLSDAHKRAPVSVTVLKNRAEVYLALGRDSLAYNDYSKIIALDTTLIEPRYMHAVMSLRYGDYATAQNDCDALNRMSPGSDEANTAYGALYTATEQWEKAIPYYSELIKKKPSADLYSARAVCYLMTQKLNEASADIAAGLELDPDNGELYLYRGYLNKLRYRKDDARNDVRKAFELSEKE from the coding sequence ATGCGCAAATCAATCATAGCCACATTGCTGTCGGCCACAATGGTATCGGTGCCTGTAACAGCTCTATCCGACACTTATTTCGACCTTATGGGAGATGCCGACAAAGCCATATCCGAAGGTAAATGGCTGGAAGCCGAAAAGAGCCTGAAGGACGCTATGGCACTCGATCCCGAGAATCCGTCAAACATCCTGCTAATGTCCAATCTCGGACTCGTTCAATTCTATCTCGGGCAGGACAGCGCAGCCATAGCAACATTAAGTGACGCTCACAAGCGAGCACCCGTATCGGTGACGGTGCTGAAAAACAGAGCGGAAGTGTATCTCGCACTCGGCCGTGACTCATTGGCCTATAACGACTATTCAAAAATAATAGCACTTGACACCACGCTGATAGAACCGCGTTACATGCATGCGGTGATGTCACTGCGATATGGCGACTATGCAACTGCACAGAATGATTGTGACGCACTGAACCGCATGTCACCGGGCAGCGATGAGGCCAACACCGCTTATGGAGCATTGTACACTGCAACCGAGCAGTGGGAAAAAGCGATTCCCTACTACAGCGAGCTTATAAAGAAGAAACCTTCAGCCGACCTGTACAGCGCACGCGCGGTGTGTTATCTTATGACTCAAAAGCTAAACGAAGCGTCGGCCGATATAGCCGCAGGACTTGAGCTTGATCCCGACAACGGAGAGCTTTATCTTTATCGCGGTTACCTTAACAAGCTGCGTTACCGTAAGGACGATGCCCGAAATGATGTAAGAAAGGCTTTCGAGCTTAGCGAAAAAGAATAA
- a CDS encoding cation diffusion facilitator family transporter, translating into MDNSNSIKHSSVTPEEAVKEARHVTWVGFWCNAALGTAKVIAGIVGRSGALVADGIHSFSDFITDVIVLVMVGIARRRPNARYQYGHGKYETFATMLIAVALIIVGIGIFIDGIKHVILALQGEALARPGWIALIICFASIVIKEWLFRYTRRVGVRIQSGAVIANAWHHRSDAFSSVATLVGVAGAMFLGENGRILDPIAAMVVAIFIIIVGIKMAIPAINELLEVSLPEKMEDQIRHIIAESEGVRTYHHLRTRRNGSKIIIEVHLKVDPDITVEQGHSIATEVENKLKNDFGNESAIITTHIEPYRGEELLRDGSCGA; encoded by the coding sequence ATGGATAATTCAAATTCAATAAAGCATTCATCCGTAACGCCTGAAGAAGCTGTAAAGGAAGCCCGCCATGTGACATGGGTGGGATTTTGGTGCAACGCCGCGCTCGGCACGGCCAAAGTCATTGCCGGTATCGTGGGCCGTTCGGGAGCTCTTGTCGCCGACGGTATTCACTCGTTCTCCGATTTCATTACCGATGTAATAGTTTTGGTAATGGTGGGCATTGCCCGTCGACGACCCAACGCCCGCTATCAATACGGACACGGCAAATACGAAACATTCGCTACGATGCTCATTGCTGTCGCCTTGATTATCGTAGGCATAGGCATATTCATCGACGGAATAAAACATGTTATCCTTGCCCTGCAAGGCGAAGCTCTTGCACGCCCGGGATGGATAGCACTCATTATATGCTTCGCCTCGATAGTAATCAAGGAGTGGCTGTTTCGCTACACGCGACGCGTGGGAGTAAGGATCCAGTCGGGAGCCGTCATTGCAAATGCCTGGCATCACAGGTCTGACGCATTTTCATCAGTGGCAACACTCGTCGGTGTGGCGGGAGCGATGTTCCTTGGCGAGAACGGACGAATACTCGACCCCATCGCAGCAATGGTCGTGGCCATATTCATCATCATCGTAGGCATAAAGATGGCAATTCCGGCAATAAACGAACTGCTTGAAGTGTCATTGCCCGAAAAAATGGAGGACCAGATACGCCACATAATCGCCGAATCGGAAGGGGTGAGAACCTATCATCATCTCCGCACACGCCGTAACGGATCCAAAATCATAATCGAGGTGCATCTGAAAGTCGACCCAGACATAACGGTGGAACAAGGTCACTCAATCGCAACCGAAGTTGAAAACAAGCTCAAAAACGATTTCGGCAACGAGTCAGCCATAATAACCACCCACATTGAACCCTACCGAGGAGAAGAACTCCTCCGCGACGGCTCCTGCGGCGCCTAA
- a CDS encoding PAS domain-containing protein, with the protein MENSEKILPDWAKAMNCAVTVCDADCNIIYMNDKARATFASHGDLIGRNLMDCHNERSVAIIKELLATGGVNCYTIDKKGVKKMIYQTAWRDNGSVAGLVEISMEIPEEMPHYIR; encoded by the coding sequence ATGGAAAATAGTGAGAAAATATTGCCCGACTGGGCCAAGGCGATGAATTGCGCGGTAACGGTGTGTGATGCCGATTGCAATATAATATATATGAATGACAAGGCTCGTGCCACATTTGCGTCACATGGCGACTTGATAGGCCGCAATCTGATGGATTGTCACAACGAGCGTTCCGTTGCCATAATAAAGGAGCTGCTGGCAACTGGAGGAGTCAATTGCTATACGATCGACAAAAAGGGCGTAAAGAAGATGATATATCAAACGGCATGGCGTGATAACGGCTCGGTCGCCGGCCTTGTTGAAATATCGATGGAGATACCTGAGGAAATGCCTCACTACATAAGGTGA
- a CDS encoding peptidase U32 family protein produces the protein MTTYKPLRKIELLAPARNSDIAIEAIKHGADAVYMGADAFGARAAAGNSVEDIAKVVNFAHSFLAKVYVTVNTIIYNDELHRVENLIKDLYRIGVDAVIVQDMAVLRLDLPPIALHASTQCDTRTPEKARFLQDVGFSQIVLPREMSLDEIRAVHEAVDVPLESFVHGALCVSYSGDCQASYSLKGRSANRGECAQICRLPFDLYDGAGNCRRRGQHLLSLRDLNLSDRIESMLDAGVSSFKIEGRLKDASYVKNVVAYYHRKLNEVIASSGGKYVRSSVGEVRHSFAPQLDKSFNRGFTRYFIDGANSRLSIASIYTPKSQGERVGVVKAVKPGCLIASLDCALSNGDGLGYFDSRNSFVGFRLNRAEGERLFPASKVDVTPGTVLYRNSDKAFDDVLSRDSATRSIGVTMALSRSSRGIVLKVDDERGNGVAVTLDMDEMQPANTPQEAARRNALGKLGGTIYVLKGLDDLLGDLFVPVSKLAELRRRAISMLDSANRIRYEVDRRRDEIPDAKFPGNGVLSYHDNVANDKARDFYEQHGAKLGEQALEVGKSKPGRRVVMTTRYCLRRELGCCLRDNGESRMPSPLTLRNGGSCLELEFDCRQCIMRVINVGVNKKFS, from the coding sequence ATGACGACTTATAAGCCATTGCGCAAGATAGAGCTTCTTGCACCCGCCCGTAATTCCGATATAGCAATTGAGGCGATAAAGCATGGAGCCGATGCAGTGTACATGGGTGCCGATGCGTTCGGGGCTCGTGCGGCTGCCGGCAATTCGGTTGAGGATATAGCTAAGGTAGTCAACTTTGCCCACTCTTTCCTTGCCAAGGTCTACGTGACGGTCAATACTATTATATATAATGATGAGCTTCATCGTGTGGAGAATCTCATTAAGGATTTATATCGTATAGGTGTCGATGCCGTGATTGTGCAGGACATGGCCGTGCTGAGGCTCGATTTGCCTCCGATTGCTTTGCATGCAAGTACGCAGTGCGACACCCGCACTCCTGAAAAGGCTCGGTTCCTGCAGGATGTGGGATTTTCCCAAATTGTGCTGCCTCGCGAGATGTCGCTCGATGAAATACGTGCGGTCCATGAGGCTGTCGATGTGCCGTTGGAGTCGTTTGTACACGGGGCTCTTTGTGTGAGCTACAGCGGCGACTGTCAGGCGAGCTATTCGCTAAAAGGGCGCAGCGCCAACAGGGGGGAGTGCGCCCAGATATGTCGTTTGCCTTTTGACCTGTATGACGGAGCCGGAAATTGTCGTCGCCGCGGACAGCATCTGCTTTCGCTGCGTGACCTTAATCTGAGCGACCGAATCGAGAGTATGCTTGATGCGGGCGTTTCGTCGTTTAAGATAGAGGGTAGGCTGAAGGATGCGTCCTATGTGAAAAATGTAGTGGCCTATTATCACAGAAAGCTTAACGAGGTGATTGCGTCATCCGGCGGAAAATATGTCAGAAGTTCCGTGGGTGAGGTGCGTCACTCTTTTGCCCCTCAGCTCGACAAGAGTTTCAACCGTGGATTCACGCGTTACTTCATCGACGGAGCCAATTCCCGGCTGTCAATTGCCTCAATCTATACTCCAAAGTCGCAGGGTGAGCGTGTTGGTGTTGTCAAGGCGGTTAAACCCGGATGTCTGATTGCGTCGCTTGATTGCGCGTTGAGCAATGGTGACGGATTAGGGTATTTTGATTCGCGCAACAGCTTTGTTGGGTTCCGGCTTAACCGTGCCGAGGGCGAGAGGCTATTTCCGGCGTCGAAAGTTGATGTCACTCCCGGCACGGTGCTGTATCGCAACAGCGACAAGGCTTTTGATGATGTGCTTTCCCGTGACAGTGCCACGCGCAGTATCGGGGTGACGATGGCGTTGAGCCGCTCGTCACGCGGCATAGTGCTGAAGGTGGACGACGAGCGAGGCAACGGTGTCGCTGTGACGCTCGACATGGATGAGATGCAGCCCGCCAACACTCCCCAGGAGGCGGCGCGTCGCAATGCACTCGGAAAGTTGGGCGGTACTATATATGTATTGAAAGGGCTTGACGACTTGCTCGGTGATCTGTTTGTCCCCGTGTCAAAATTGGCCGAGCTGCGCCGCCGTGCGATTTCGATGCTCGATTCGGCCAATCGAATTCGATACGAGGTCGACCGAAGGCGCGATGAGATTCCTGATGCGAAGTTCCCCGGCAACGGAGTGCTCTCCTATCATGATAATGTGGCCAACGACAAGGCGCGTGACTTCTATGAGCAGCACGGTGCAAAGTTGGGCGAGCAGGCGTTGGAGGTGGGGAAGTCAAAGCCCGGCCGTCGCGTTGTCATGACTACGCGTTATTGTCTGCGCAGGGAGCTCGGATGCTGCCTGCGTGACAATGGTGAGTCGCGAATGCCTTCGCCGTTGACGCTGCGTAACGGCGGCTCTTGCCTCGAATTGGAATTTGATTGTCGCCAATGTATAATGAGGGTGATAAATGTTGGTGTGAATAAGAAATTTTCTTAA
- the cysK gene encoding cysteine synthase A, whose protein sequence is MERIYKSLIELIGNTPLLELSNIEREEALKARLLVKVEAFNPGGSVKDRAAYYMIEDAEKRGVLTPGVLIIEPTSGNTGIGLAWVASLKGYKLVLTMPDTMSVERRNLLKALGASIVLTPGAEGMSGAIRKAMELKNENPGSVILQQFDNKANPASHENTTAEEIWRDTDGKVDVFVSAVGTGGTVSGTGRGLKKHNRDIEVVAVEPEGSPVLEGGKPGPHKIQGIGAGFIPENYDAEVVDRVMAVSDDDAIRGSRILAQHEGLLAGISSGAAFSAALKLAKKPEYSGKTIVALLPDTGERYLSTVLYAFDTYPL, encoded by the coding sequence ATGGAAAGAATCTACAAAAGTCTTATTGAATTGATAGGTAACACCCCTTTGCTTGAGTTGAGCAACATCGAGCGCGAAGAGGCGTTGAAGGCGCGTCTGCTCGTTAAGGTGGAGGCGTTCAATCCCGGTGGCAGCGTTAAGGACCGTGCCGCTTACTACATGATCGAGGATGCCGAGAAGAGGGGAGTGCTGACTCCCGGGGTGTTGATTATAGAACCTACAAGCGGAAATACCGGAATAGGACTTGCCTGGGTCGCTTCGCTGAAGGGGTACAAACTGGTGCTGACGATGCCCGACACGATGAGCGTCGAGCGACGCAATCTGCTCAAGGCATTGGGCGCGTCCATCGTGTTGACTCCCGGAGCCGAGGGCATGTCGGGCGCAATACGTAAGGCGATGGAGTTGAAAAATGAGAATCCCGGTTCGGTTATATTGCAACAGTTTGACAATAAGGCCAATCCTGCTTCTCACGAGAATACTACCGCCGAGGAGATTTGGCGTGACACCGATGGCAAGGTGGATGTGTTTGTTTCTGCCGTAGGTACGGGTGGAACCGTAAGCGGAACCGGACGAGGTCTTAAAAAGCATAACCGTGACATCGAGGTGGTGGCCGTTGAGCCTGAGGGTTCGCCTGTGCTTGAGGGCGGTAAGCCGGGACCGCATAAGATTCAAGGAATCGGAGCGGGATTCATCCCCGAGAATTATGATGCCGAAGTGGTTGACCGCGTAATGGCGGTGTCGGATGACGATGCGATACGCGGCTCGCGCATTTTGGCGCAGCATGAGGGATTGTTGGCGGGTATCTCGTCGGGTGCCGCTTTCAGTGCCGCGCTTAAGCTTGCTAAAAAGCCTGAATACAGCGGGAAAACGATTGTAGCGTTACTGCCCGATACCGGCGAGCGTTATTTGTCGACCGTGCTTTATGCATTTGACACATATCCCCTTTAA